TTGTTCACGGCATTTTTTCCCCCGTTGCTTTCGGGTCCAATCAACCGGGCCCGGGACCTGATGCCCCAATTCAAACAGCCCCACGCCTTTGATTATCGAAACGTAACTCAGGGGTTGCGGCTCATACTCTGGGGACTTGTCAAAAAAATGGTCATTGCCGACAATCTTGCCGTGTATGTCAACCGTGTTTACAACCATGTGGGGGATTACCAGGGCATTGCGCTCATTATCGCCACCCTGTTTTATACCGTCCAAATCTACTGCGATTTTTCAGGATATACGGACATGGCCCGGGGCAGCGCCCGGGTTTTGGGATATGACTTAATGGAGAACTTCAGGCATCCCTGTTTTTCAAGGTCCCTTCACGAATTCTGGCAACGCTGGCATATCTCCCTGTCCACCTGGTTTCGGGATTATGTATATATCCCGTTAGGCGGAAACCGGGTGACAAAATGGCGATGGCGGTACAATATTTTTATTACGTTTATGGTCAGCGGGCTGTGGCACGGGGCGAACTGGACATTTGTAATCTGGGGCGCTCTGCATGGCCTTATACTGATTTTAGAGAACGTCACACGCCATTTCCAGAGGCGGCTGGCAGACAGGTTGTTTCCGAACAAAGCGTCCAAGCTGAATCAAGGGATCCAGGTGGCAATCACAATGTGCATGGTCTCTTTTGCCTGGATATTTTTCCGGGCCAATTCGATTTCGGACGCATTCACCATTATCCGTAAAATGTTCTTGATCGATATTGGCGACTTTGGTTTAAAACAGTCCGGGATCAATATTGTAAGCATCCCGCAGTTTGTGTTTCTGCTTGCCATGATTGTATTGCTTTTCAGTGTGGAAATGTGGGAACGGCGGGGATGGGTGCAAGAACAGGTGGGGAACCTACCCCTCACGGTCCGCTGGACCATCTATACCGTTGCATGCTGGTCGGTATTGATTTCGGGGATATTTGGCGTAAAACAGGAATTCATATATTTTCAATTCTGATGACGGCCATGGGCAGACCGGGTTTATTAACATCCAGGCTCAACCAACAACAAAGCATAAAAGAAAAAGATGAGCGGAAAACTTTTTATTATAAAATTAGTGAGCTTTGGAGTGCTGAATCTTTTTGTTCTTACACTCCTTCTTTATGGCGTTTCAGGGCGGCACCGGGATATTCATCTTTCATATGCCGAAACAGAGTCCAACCTGCTGACCATTGGAAAAAACGAACATTATCCCGTCGTCTTTCTGGGGACCTCAAGGGGGCGGGTGCTTTCCCGGGACGGAAACCATAAAATGGTGGAAAGCGTCCTGGGCAAAAAGGTGGCCAACCTGTCCAAAGGCGGCGGCGGAGGTCTGATGCCAATGGATGTTCATCTATCTTTTTTCCTGAATCAGGGCAACTCAGCGGATCATATTATTTATCTGGTGGACCCGTTTGTTTTCTATTCTTCCATCAACAATGAAAACAACGATTTCTTTCTCAGGGATGAGCCGTTCGAAATGTTCATTTTCTTGAAGCTTATTAAGGACCGTTATCCCTTAGACCGGCTTTCATCCTACCTTCAAAAAATAACGGTCACGGACTGGCAAAAGATATCCCGCTATGCAGCCCCCGGACTGACCAACGGCACACTGAAAAAAATAG
Above is a window of uncultured Desulfobacter sp. DNA encoding:
- a CDS encoding MBOAT family protein, producing the protein MLFNSFQFAIFFPVLIGLYYLIPHRYRWLLLLISSYFFYSFAKVEYIFILMGSTLVNYTLGRLMAGTPKEKRKPYMWTGVFLNIGTLFLFKYFNFFSKSATSLLGTLNIHQDVPMFELLLPVGISFYTFQSLAYILDVYNDKVPAERKLHMFALFTAFFPPLLSGPINRARDLMPQFKQPHAFDYRNVTQGLRLILWGLVKKMVIADNLAVYVNRVYNHVGDYQGIALIIATLFYTVQIYCDFSGYTDMARGSARVLGYDLMENFRHPCFSRSLHEFWQRWHISLSTWFRDYVYIPLGGNRVTKWRWRYNIFITFMVSGLWHGANWTFVIWGALHGLILILENVTRHFQRRLADRLFPNKASKLNQGIQVAITMCMVSFAWIFFRANSISDAFTIIRKMFLIDIGDFGLKQSGINIVSIPQFVFLLAMIVLLFSVEMWERRGWVQEQVGNLPLTVRWTIYTVACWSVLISGIFGVKQEFIYFQF